From Deinococcus wulumuqiensis R12, one genomic window encodes:
- a CDS encoding acyl-CoA dehydrogenase family protein — protein MTGQDVAIPTETELTAAQGAQPGKPVEGLAEAAGLGEAPSDQAQVFTAVPTTPPLLPRSLYGAEHEAYRRTVRAFMEKEVAPYGEQFEHQGHVPRELWNKAGEAGMLCAAIPEEYGGLGGDRLFSTILMEEQARILSSALGFMLHSDIVAPYILNYGSEEQKRKYLPRMATGEIVGCIAMSEPGAGSDLQGVKTRAEDRGDHYLLNGSKIFITNGYLADLTIVVAKTGNTGKGSRDISLLLVDSHSEGFTKGKPLKKMGMKGNDTAELFFNDVKVPKENLLGQEGEGFKMLMQELPWERLIIAIQAQAATEAVFNLTREYVKERQAFGQSVVEFQTVRHKLAELHTEINVGRTFVDECLRQEVAHKLTPQAASAAKYWVSDMCSRVLDQCVQLHGGYGYMWEYPVARAFVDNRAHRIYGGTNEIMKELISRSL, from the coding sequence ATGACCGGACAAGACGTCGCCATCCCCACGGAAACTGAACTCACCGCCGCGCAGGGTGCCCAGCCGGGCAAGCCCGTGGAGGGTCTGGCCGAGGCCGCCGGACTCGGAGAGGCGCCCAGCGACCAGGCGCAGGTCTTTACCGCTGTGCCCACCACGCCGCCGCTGCTCCCGCGCTCGCTGTACGGGGCCGAACACGAGGCGTACCGCCGCACGGTTCGTGCCTTCATGGAAAAGGAAGTGGCGCCTTACGGTGAGCAGTTCGAGCACCAGGGCCACGTGCCCCGCGAACTGTGGAATAAGGCAGGCGAGGCCGGAATGCTGTGCGCCGCCATTCCCGAGGAATACGGCGGGCTGGGCGGCGACCGGCTCTTCAGCACCATTCTGATGGAGGAACAGGCCCGCATCCTCAGCAGCGCCCTGGGGTTCATGCTGCATTCGGACATCGTCGCGCCTTACATCCTGAACTACGGCAGCGAGGAGCAGAAGCGGAAGTACCTGCCCAGGATGGCGACCGGCGAAATTGTCGGCTGCATCGCCATGTCCGAACCCGGTGCAGGCTCCGACCTTCAGGGGGTCAAAACCCGCGCCGAGGACCGGGGCGACCATTACCTGCTCAACGGCTCCAAAATCTTCATCACCAACGGCTACCTGGCCGACCTCACCATCGTGGTCGCCAAGACCGGGAACACCGGCAAGGGCAGCCGTGACATCAGCCTGCTCCTGGTCGATTCTCACAGTGAGGGATTCACAAAAGGCAAACCGCTCAAGAAGATGGGCATGAAGGGCAACGACACTGCCGAACTGTTCTTCAACGACGTGAAGGTGCCCAAAGAAAACCTGCTCGGTCAGGAAGGCGAAGGCTTCAAGATGCTGATGCAGGAGTTGCCCTGGGAACGCCTGATTATCGCCATCCAGGCCCAGGCGGCCACCGAAGCGGTATTCAACCTGACCCGCGAATACGTCAAAGAGCGCCAAGCGTTCGGCCAGAGCGTCGTCGAGTTTCAGACCGTGCGCCACAAGCTGGCCGAACTGCACACCGAAATCAACGTAGGCCGCACCTTCGTGGACGAGTGCCTGCGTCAGGAAGTGGCGCACAAGCTGACCCCGCAGGCGGCCTCGGCAGCGAAGTACTGGGTGTCGGACATGTGCAGCCGTGTGCTCGACCAGTGCGTGCAACTCCACGGCGGCTACGGCTACATGTGGGAATACCCGGTGGCCCGCGCCTTCGTCGACAACCGCGCCCACCGCATCTATGGCGGCACCAACGAAATCATGAAAGAACTCATTTCACGCAGCCTGTAA
- the pglZ gene encoding BREX-1 system phosphatase PglZ type A: MKLDRIRLSLQGLFEDGRRWAHRGRKLVFWYDGAGEFSADVEELHLIGVKVARMGETPFALKRLLLAEDPHSDYLLYAPHEEPEAAQNWLLDLQLTGNLFTADRAAMMFADLGFSHRPLEQTIRDHARFFRSEKRLAELRGLGLPKGASERELLAGLLAVAARSKEFEPRAVIRQVLLGGLSDQNPAWEEMGKLGLEAAFWELVGASVGFRAEVPTLRRLFISLLLAHFAHQLQGDLPAHLRAEIPPTTTPGYSLIAAWLRDSRDQERLRELTQEVEADLGIEEWAAARELSVWKGVETFPVLEIVALRGLVRALLSGTKPPEIVTLARERSELHYAARYPHEYRAVIAAAEFFRLREQFAGVFPDDAKLLLAQYVSDWHLLDRLYREYVTAADEADATLLGELTPQLERHYDEFQVKLNGAWNDAFDEKLPERLNALQKQWTFFQWHVRPLLERTERDRVVVIVSDALRYEVATELRGALVTELRGEAALGHMLSVLPSQTRWGMAALLPGEELAWDADTDRVLRSGLPTQQGDRETHLRRTGFPSLVMKLDELAVMSTEAARAALEGRRLVYLYHDAIDALGDKPASEFDVFRGCAAAVAELSRAVKRLVNSLNTSTVLVTADHGFLYQRQKIEDPDKVAVPVKGAGTKVDRRAMIATEPVEVPSSLHVSLHKYQNVSGPLHGFFPWGTLRYRIQGGSAQYAHGGASLQEMVVPVLTYRHKRSAPGVAQASRKVRVEVVSRSRRVTNNVFNVTLVQAEAVAERLRARTVTVQLVDAEGRAVTDQKALTLASTSPHPTERQQVARLSVTIPDPDDHATYFLTVTDTEDRLELVREPWEIRIAFKDDFGF, from the coding sequence ATGAAGCTTGACCGCATTCGCCTGTCCTTGCAGGGCCTGTTCGAGGATGGTCGCCGCTGGGCACACCGGGGACGCAAACTGGTGTTCTGGTACGACGGCGCGGGAGAATTTTCCGCCGATGTCGAGGAACTGCACCTCATTGGCGTCAAGGTCGCCCGGATGGGGGAGACTCCGTTTGCCCTGAAGCGTCTGCTGCTGGCCGAAGACCCGCATTCCGACTACCTGCTGTACGCCCCCCACGAGGAACCGGAAGCCGCGCAGAACTGGCTGCTCGACCTGCAACTCACGGGGAACCTGTTCACGGCAGACCGGGCGGCGATGATGTTCGCTGACCTGGGCTTTTCCCACCGTCCCCTCGAACAGACCATCCGAGACCACGCTCGATTTTTCCGCAGCGAAAAACGCCTGGCGGAACTGCGGGGCCTCGGGTTGCCGAAGGGGGCCAGCGAACGCGAACTGCTCGCCGGACTGCTGGCGGTGGCGGCCCGGAGCAAGGAATTTGAACCCCGCGCCGTCATCCGTCAGGTGCTGCTCGGCGGCCTGAGCGACCAGAATCCGGCCTGGGAAGAGATGGGCAAGCTGGGGCTGGAGGCGGCCTTCTGGGAACTGGTGGGGGCAAGTGTGGGGTTCCGGGCGGAAGTGCCGACCCTGCGGCGGCTTTTCATCTCGCTGCTGCTGGCCCATTTCGCCCACCAGTTGCAGGGCGACCTGCCCGCTCACCTGCGGGCCGAAATTCCGCCGACCACCACGCCGGGTTACTCCCTCATCGCCGCATGGCTGCGCGATTCGCGCGACCAGGAGCGCCTGCGGGAACTGACGCAGGAAGTCGAGGCAGACCTCGGCATCGAGGAGTGGGCCGCCGCCAGGGAACTCAGCGTCTGGAAAGGCGTGGAGACGTTCCCCGTTCTTGAAATCGTCGCCCTGCGCGGCCTGGTCAGGGCGCTGCTGAGCGGCACGAAGCCGCCAGAAATCGTCACGCTGGCCCGCGAACGCTCGGAACTGCATTACGCGGCGCGGTATCCACACGAGTACCGGGCCGTCATCGCCGCCGCAGAATTCTTCAGGCTCCGGGAACAGTTCGCTGGCGTCTTCCCGGACGACGCGAAACTTCTGCTGGCTCAGTACGTCAGCGACTGGCACCTGCTCGACCGACTTTACCGCGAGTACGTCACGGCGGCCGATGAGGCGGACGCCACGTTGCTGGGTGAGCTGACGCCGCAGCTCGAAAGGCATTACGACGAGTTTCAGGTCAAGCTCAACGGTGCCTGGAACGACGCCTTCGACGAGAAGCTGCCCGAACGCCTCAACGCCCTGCAAAAGCAGTGGACGTTCTTCCAGTGGCACGTCAGGCCGCTGCTGGAGCGCACCGAGCGTGACCGGGTCGTGGTGATTGTCAGCGACGCGCTGCGCTATGAGGTCGCCACCGAGTTGCGCGGGGCGCTGGTCACCGAGTTGCGCGGTGAAGCGGCGCTCGGCCACATGCTCAGCGTGCTCCCCAGCCAGACCCGCTGGGGCATGGCCGCGCTGCTGCCCGGTGAGGAACTCGCCTGGGACGCCGACACCGACCGGGTGCTGCGCAGCGGCCTGCCTACCCAGCAGGGCGACCGGGAAACGCACCTGCGCCGCACGGGGTTTCCGAGTCTGGTGATGAAGCTGGACGAACTCGCGGTGATGAGCACCGAGGCGGCCCGCGCGGCGCTGGAAGGTCGGCGGCTGGTGTACCTCTACCACGACGCGATTGACGCCCTGGGCGACAAGCCAGCCAGCGAATTCGACGTCTTCCGGGGCTGCGCGGCGGCTGTGGCTGAACTCTCCAGGGCGGTCAAACGGCTGGTCAACAGCCTGAACACCAGCACCGTCCTCGTGACCGCCGACCACGGTTTCCTCTACCAGCGCCAGAAGATTGAAGACCCGGACAAGGTCGCGGTGCCCGTGAAAGGCGCGGGGACAAAGGTGGACAGGCGAGCGATGATCGCTACGGAGCCAGTGGAGGTTCCCAGCAGCCTGCACGTCTCGTTACACAAGTATCAGAACGTGTCCGGCCCGCTTCACGGCTTCTTCCCGTGGGGCACGCTGCGCTACCGCATTCAGGGGGGCAGCGCCCAGTACGCCCACGGCGGCGCGAGCCTGCAGGAGATGGTCGTGCCGGTGCTCACCTACCGCCACAAACGCTCGGCACCCGGCGTGGCCCAGGCGAGCCGCAAGGTGCGCGTGGAAGTGGTGTCGCGCTCCCGCCGCGTGACCAACAACGTCTTCAACGTCACGCTCGTTCAGGCGGAAGCGGTCGCTGAGCGCCTGCGTGCCCGGACGGTCACCGTGCAGCTGGTAGATGCCGAGGGAAGGGCAGTCACCGACCAGAAGGCCCTGACGCTCGCCAGCACCAGCCCGCACCCCACCGAGCGCCAGCAGGTGGCCCGTCTCTCCGTGACGATCCCTGATCCGGACGACCACGCCACCTACTTCCTGACGGTCACCGACACCGAAGACCGCCTGGAACTCGTTCGGGAACCGTGGGAAATTCGCATCGCCTTCAAGGACGACTTCGGGTTCTGA
- a CDS encoding TetR/AcrR family transcriptional regulator codes for MTVAPPRPTERRTQAERSESMRQKLIEATLDCLVTDGYVGLTIGKVTERAGVSRGAPLHHFSSKSGLMEAAAREVVRRVSAKLVLAYEHSKDAPDPLEAFGLELWKTVFSAQEGILLGELTYASRREPEIHAIVQRLWTRIYITARRSAARYLGDVHPDLPPERVMFLSQWLMRGMAQDLHLGAPPELFEAYLKMWRRSLGGRSDVSSNSPEPGKFP; via the coding sequence ATGACCGTAGCCCCACCCCGACCCACCGAGCGCCGCACCCAGGCCGAGCGCAGCGAAAGCATGCGCCAGAAATTGATAGAGGCGACCCTGGACTGCCTCGTGACCGACGGCTACGTGGGCCTGACCATCGGCAAGGTGACCGAGCGGGCAGGCGTTTCACGCGGCGCGCCGCTGCACCACTTTTCCAGCAAGAGCGGGCTGATGGAAGCGGCGGCCCGGGAAGTGGTGCGCCGCGTTTCGGCCAAGCTGGTGCTCGCCTACGAACACAGCAAGGACGCGCCCGACCCACTCGAAGCTTTTGGGCTGGAACTCTGGAAAACGGTTTTTAGTGCCCAGGAAGGCATTTTGCTGGGCGAACTCACTTACGCCAGCCGCCGCGAACCGGAAATCCACGCGATTGTGCAGCGACTCTGGACACGCATCTACATCACGGCCAGGCGCAGTGCGGCCCGCTACCTGGGAGACGTTCACCCTGACCTGCCACCAGAGCGGGTAATGTTCCTGAGCCAGTGGCTCATGCGTGGCATGGCTCAGGATTTGCACCTTGGAGCGCCGCCCGAACTGTTCGAGGCTTATTTGAAGATGTGGCGGCGGAGCCTGGGGGGGAGGTCAGATGTGTCAAGCAACTCACCAGAACCGGGTAAATTTCCTTGA
- the brxL gene encoding protease Lon-related BREX system protein BrxL produces the protein MTDHSDLNTKLNATYPGKVVRKDLTARIKEGANVPIYVLEYLLGMYCATDDEQTIEEGVGRVKKILAENYVRPDEAEKIKSKVRELGRPYTIIDRVTAHLNEKADRYEVELMNLGVSGVEIDSVVVQMYEKLLAGGIWCMISLEYDASHKPSPFVLSSLKPIQMPATDLEELREGRAAFTREEWLDALLRSVGMEPTVFEERVKWHLLARMVPLIENNYNSVELGPRSTGKSHVYKEISPNSILISGGQTTVANLFYNLARRQVGLVGLWDVVAFDEVAGINFKDNDGVQIMKDYMNSGSFARGKAEITAPASMVFVGNINQSVESLVKTSHLLAPFPPAMIDTAFFDRVHAYVPGWEIPKFRPESFTTQYGFIVDYLAEWVRELRKVSFADAIDRYFRLGNNLNQRDVRAVRKTTSGLLKLLHPDGKYGKEDVRDALVYALGVRRRVKEQLKKIGGMEFYDVHFSYLDLETNEEHFVTLPEQSSGALIPESPLAAGHAYAVSPGDGGMLGLYRVELQTTPGSGRLVKTGTAGASGARDAVNIAFNYFKANSGRVSGSIHADGVDYLLHLVDVQGVGAPEHISLALLIAMCSAALHKPLQPQLVLLGHMTLGGSISPVENLAASLQLALDAGGKRVLLPMSSAADLATVPPELFSKFQVAFYADPVDAVFKALNVG, from the coding sequence ATGACTGACCACTCCGATCTGAACACCAAACTCAACGCCACCTACCCCGGCAAGGTCGTCCGTAAAGACCTGACCGCCCGCATCAAAGAGGGCGCGAACGTGCCCATCTACGTGCTGGAGTATCTGCTCGGGATGTACTGCGCCACCGACGACGAGCAGACCATCGAAGAGGGCGTAGGGCGCGTCAAGAAGATTCTCGCGGAGAATTATGTTCGCCCCGATGAAGCGGAAAAGATCAAGAGCAAGGTGCGCGAGCTGGGCCGTCCTTACACCATCATCGACCGGGTCACCGCCCACCTGAACGAGAAGGCCGACCGCTACGAGGTCGAACTGATGAACCTCGGCGTGAGCGGCGTCGAGATCGACAGCGTGGTCGTGCAGATGTACGAAAAGCTCCTGGCTGGCGGCATCTGGTGCATGATCAGCCTGGAGTACGACGCCAGCCATAAGCCGAGTCCTTTTGTGCTGAGCAGCCTCAAACCCATCCAGATGCCCGCCACCGACCTCGAAGAACTGCGTGAGGGCCGCGCCGCCTTCACCCGTGAGGAGTGGCTGGACGCCCTGCTGCGCTCGGTGGGCATGGAGCCGACCGTCTTCGAGGAGAGGGTCAAATGGCACCTGCTCGCCCGCATGGTGCCGCTCATCGAAAACAACTACAACAGCGTGGAACTCGGCCCGCGCTCGACAGGCAAAAGCCACGTCTACAAGGAGATCAGCCCGAATTCCATCCTGATCAGCGGGGGCCAGACGACCGTCGCCAATCTCTTCTACAACCTGGCCCGGCGGCAGGTGGGGCTGGTCGGCCTGTGGGACGTGGTGGCCTTCGACGAGGTCGCTGGCATCAACTTCAAGGACAACGACGGCGTCCAGATCATGAAGGACTACATGAACAGCGGTTCTTTCGCCCGCGGCAAAGCGGAGATCACCGCGCCCGCCAGCATGGTGTTCGTAGGCAACATCAACCAGAGTGTCGAGTCGCTGGTGAAGACCTCGCACCTGCTCGCGCCCTTTCCGCCAGCCATGATCGATACGGCGTTTTTCGACCGGGTTCACGCTTATGTCCCCGGCTGGGAGATTCCGAAGTTTCGCCCCGAGAGCTTTACCACCCAGTACGGCTTCATCGTGGACTACCTCGCGGAGTGGGTGCGTGAACTGCGCAAGGTGTCGTTTGCCGACGCCATCGACCGTTACTTCCGGCTGGGCAACAACCTCAACCAGCGCGACGTGCGGGCCGTACGCAAAACCACGTCGGGATTGCTGAAGCTCCTTCATCCGGACGGAAAGTACGGCAAAGAAGACGTGCGAGACGCGCTCGTGTATGCCCTCGGCGTGCGCCGCCGGGTCAAGGAACAGCTCAAGAAGATCGGCGGCATGGAGTTCTACGACGTGCATTTCAGCTACCTCGACCTCGAGACGAACGAGGAGCACTTCGTGACCCTGCCCGAGCAGTCCAGCGGAGCGCTCATTCCTGAAAGTCCGCTTGCCGCTGGGCACGCTTACGCGGTCAGTCCAGGCGACGGCGGCATGCTGGGCCTCTACCGCGTGGAATTGCAGACCACACCTGGGAGTGGCCGTCTGGTCAAGACCGGAACGGCGGGCGCGAGTGGGGCGCGGGACGCGGTCAACATCGCCTTCAATTACTTCAAGGCGAACAGTGGCCGGGTGTCCGGCTCGATTCATGCCGACGGTGTGGACTACCTGCTGCACCTGGTCGACGTGCAGGGGGTCGGCGCGCCAGAGCACATTAGCCTGGCTCTGCTGATCGCCATGTGCTCAGCGGCTTTGCATAAGCCCTTGCAGCCTCAACTGGTGCTGCTCGGTCACATGACGCTCGGCGGCAGCATCAGTCCGGTCGAGAACCTCGCGGCCAGCCTGCAATTGGCCCTCGATGCTGGGGGCAAGCGCGTACTGCTCCCGATGAGTTCAGCGGCTGATCTGGCGACGGTGCCACCTGAACTCTTCAGCAAATTTCAGGTCGCCTTCTATGCGGATCCAGTCGATGCAGTTTTCAAGGCGCTGAACGTCGGTTGA